In the Nicotiana tabacum cultivar K326 chromosome 16, ASM71507v2, whole genome shotgun sequence genome, one interval contains:
- the LOC107787955 gene encoding heavy metal-associated isoprenylated plant protein 24: protein MGVAGTLEYLSEVLSSVKKHKKKKQITTVAVKIRMDCEGCARKVKNALSRVKGAKSVDVDLKLQKATVTGFVEPKKVLKAAQATGKKCELWPYVPYSMVAHPYVAGVYDKKAPPNFVRATNDPAIAHLNPVEEQYTLMFSDENPNACSIM, encoded by the exons ATGGGAGTTGCAGGGACGTTGGAATACTTATCAGAAGTACTTAGCAGCGTTAAGAAACACAAGAAAAAGAAGCAGATCACTACTGTTGCTGTCAAGATTAGAATGGACTGTGAAGGTTGTGCTCGTAAAGTCAAGAACGCTCTCTCCCGAGTAAAAG GCGCAAAATCAGTGGATGTGGATTTAAAGCTACAGAAAGCAACAGTAACAGGATTTGTGGAACCTAAGAAAGTGTTGAAAGCAGCACAAGCTACTGGAAAGAAGTGTGAACTGTGGCCATATGTGCCATATAGTATGGTGGCACATCCTTATGTAGCTGGGGTTTATGACAAGAAGGCTCCTCCCAATTTTGTTAGAGCCACTAATGATCCAGCTATTGCTCACTTAAATCCAGTGGAAGAACAATATACTCTCATGTTTAGTGATGAAAATCCAAATGCTTGCTCCATTATGTAG